A window of the Janthinobacterium agaricidamnosum NBRC 102515 = DSM 9628 genome harbors these coding sequences:
- a CDS encoding ferritin-like domain-containing protein: MTSSDAAGINRTGIHMSPLDSRAMQHADGAAGQAYFNDAGSSALRTGYIVGADRLGSVPLPVARRAAAQAGGRPDGTPLVKDHRQGGRQAGRQANRQDMLLDKLGERLAFERTATRLYDALITKCVAMSDSSIGMTVEDLRDIRDDEARHFLTAARAIESLGGDATAQTPSADMVGLEAMGLVQVLADPRTTIAQSLHAILTAELADHVGWEALIALASEHGQMDMINDFSVALDEELGHLLLVQGWYEVAIGLPSAAAPNSDALPALAPD, from the coding sequence ATGACATCAAGCGACGCAGCCGGCATCAACCGCACCGGCATCCACATGTCGCCGCTGGACAGCCGCGCGATGCAGCATGCCGACGGCGCCGCCGGACAAGCGTATTTCAACGATGCCGGCAGCAGCGCCTTGCGCACCGGCTACATCGTCGGCGCCGACCGGCTCGGCTCGGTACCGCTGCCGGTGGCCAGGCGCGCGGCGGCGCAAGCCGGCGGCAGGCCGGACGGCACGCCGCTCGTCAAGGATCACCGTCAAGGCGGCCGGCAGGCGGGCCGGCAAGCGAACCGGCAAGATATGCTGCTCGACAAGCTCGGCGAACGGCTGGCGTTCGAACGCACCGCCACCCGCCTGTACGATGCGCTGATCACCAAGTGCGTAGCGATGTCCGACAGCTCCATCGGCATGACGGTCGAGGATTTGCGCGACATCCGCGACGACGAGGCGCGCCATTTCCTGACGGCGGCGCGGGCCATCGAATCGCTGGGCGGCGACGCCACCGCGCAAACCCCGAGCGCGGACATGGTCGGTCTCGAAGCGATGGGACTGGTGCAGGTGCTGGCCGATCCGCGCACCACCATCGCCCAGTCGCTGCACGCGATCCTGACCGCCGAACTGGCCGACCACGTGGGTTGGGAAGCGTTGATCGCACTGGCTTCCGAACATGGGCAAATGGACATGATCAACGATTTCAGCGTGGCGCTGGATGAAGAATTGGGTCATTTGCTGCTGGTGCAAGGCTGGTATGAAGTCGCCATCGGCCTGCCTTCGGCGGCGGCGCCGAACAGCGATGCATTACCGGCGCTGGCGCCCGACTGA